Below is a genomic region from Oncorhynchus tshawytscha isolate Ot180627B unplaced genomic scaffold, Otsh_v2.0 Un_contig_18551_pilon_pilon, whole genome shotgun sequence.
gagagctgttgaatgactcatgtagctcagtaagactgacgaagggagagctgttgaatgcCTCTCAGGTTTTGCTATCTGGAATCCCGTGTCAGATTTAGCCAGTGGAAGAGTTATTTAGAAGAGTTATTTAGCCCGTAGAAGAGTTATTTAGAAGAGTTATTTAGCCCATAGAAGAGTTATTTAGAAGAGTTATTTAGCCAGTAGAagagacacaggtcactctacaccccagatgtaaacacagtattgtcggtcacctttcaccccagacacaggtcactctacaccccagatgtaaacacagtattgtcggtcacctttcaccccagacacaggccactctacaccccagacacaggccACTCTACACCCcggacacaggtcactctacacctcagatgtaaacacagtattgtcggtcactctacacaccagacacaggtcactctacaccccagatgtaaacacagtattgtcggtcacctttcaccccagacacaggccactctacaccccagacacaggccactctacaccccagacacaggtcactctacaccccagacacaggtcactctacaccccagatgtaaacacagtattgtcggtcactctacaccccagacacaggtcactctacaccccagacgcaggtcactctacaccccagacacaggctactctacaccccagacacaggtcactctacaccccagatgtaaacacagtattgttgGTCACTCTACACACCCCAGACACAGGCCACTCTACACttcagatgtaaacacagtattgtcggtcactctacaccccagacacaggtcactctacaccccagatgtaaacacagtattgtcggtcctctacaccccagacacaggtcactctacaccccagacacaggtcactctacaccccagacacaggtcactctacaccccagacacaggtcactctacaccccagacacaggtcactctacaccccagacacaggtcactctacaccccagatgtaaacacagtattgtcgatcactctacaccccagacacaggtcactctacacccagacacaggtcactctacaccccagatgtaaacacagtattgtcggtcactctacaccccagacacaggtcactctacaccccagatgtaaacacagtattgtcggtcactctacaccacagatgtaaacacagtattgtcggtcactctacaccccagacacaggtcactctacaccccagatgtaaacacagtattgtcggtcactctacaccccagatgtaaacacagtattgtcggtcactctacacccagacacaggtcactctacaccccagacactggtcactctacaccccagatgtaaacacagtattgtcagtcactctacaccccagatgtaaacacagtattgtcggtcactctacaccccagatgtaaacacagtattgtcggtcactctacaccccagacacaggtcactctacaccccagatgtaaacacagtattgtcggtcactctacaccccagatgtaaacacagtattgtcagtcactctacaccccagatgtaaaacacagtattgtcagtcactctacaccccagacacaggtcactctacaccccagatgtaaacacagtattgtcggtcactctacaccccagatgtaaacacagtattgtcagtcactctacaccccagatgtaaacacagtattgtcagtcactctacaccccagacacaggtcactctacaccccagacacaggtcactctacaccccagatgtaaacacagtattgtcggtcctctacaccccagacacaggtcactctacacaccccagacacaggtcactctacaccccagatgtaaacacagtattgtcggtcactctacaccccagacacaggtcactctacaccacagacacaggtcactctacaccccagacacaggtcactctacaccccagacacaggtcactctacaccccagatgtaaacacagtattgtcagtcactctacaccccagacacaggtcactctacaccacagacgtaaacacagtattgtcagtcactctacaccccagacacaggtcactctacaccccagatgtaaacacagtattgtcagtcactctacaccccagacaatGCTGCTGGTTTCACTACAATAGTTGACAAACCCTGATCTTCCCCAGGCTGCTCTCTGGTGTTATTGACTGTCTTCGTTGTGTACTCAGTCAGACATGTTGAAACACTCTCCAGTAGATTAatgacaggctggctggctggctggcaggcaggctggctgaagGACCGGCTGGCCCATCCCAGGGTGTATGACAGACTTGGGTTCAGAAACTACTTGAAATCTTTTTAAATAGTTTTATGGTTTGATCTAGCCTGCCCAGAGTGCCATATCGATGGGAGTCTGCAGTTTTGGGACGTCTCTATTGGCTcattaagccaggcaagctcaatgaaGCACATTTAACGTATTGTAActcatttcaaatagtatttgaacctgGCAGACCCAGCCCAGGGTGGAGGTGTGGTGCTCAGGCCTGCTCTGCTGACGTGATGTCATGCTCTCTGTTTACTGTGGGtgatagacagtacagcctgtcaGGTCATGTGTTTACTCTGGGTGATAGACAGTACAGACTGTCAGGTCCTGTGTTTACTCTGGGtgatagacagtacagcctgtcaGGTCCTGTGTTTACTGTGGGTGATAGTCAGTACAGTCTGTCAGGTCCTGTGTTTATTCTGGGTGATAGTCAGTACAGCCTGTGTCAGGTCCTGTGTTTACTCTGGGTGATAGACAGTACAGACTGTCAGGTCCTGTGTTTACTCTGGGTGATAGACAGTACAGACTGTCAGGTCCTGTGTTTACTCTGGGTGATAGACAGTACAGACTGTCAGGTCCTGTGTTTACTCTGGGTGATAGACAGTACAGACTGTCAGGTCCTGTGTTTACTCTGGGtgatagacagtacagcctgtcaGGTCCTGTGGGTGATAGACAGTACAGACTGTCAGGTCCTGTGTTTACTCTGGGtgatagacagtacagcctgtcaGGTCCTGTGGGTGATAGACAGTACAGACTGTCAGGTCCTGTGTTTACTCTGGGtgatagacagtacagcctgtcaggtcctgtgtttactctgggtgatagacagtacagactgtcaggtcctgtgtttactctgggtgatagacagtacagcctgtcaGGTCCTGTGTTTACTCTGGGTGATAGTCAGTACAGCCTGTGTCAGGTCCTGTGTTTACTCTGGGTGATGtagtagacagtacagcctgtgtCAGGTCCTGTGATATAACAGCCCTCACTGTAACTAACAGGCCGTATGTATATAAACTGGACAGTTAACGGTGCACCACAGCTCCATCAGGACGAAGCAGCACCGAGCCCCAGGCGGTGCAGTTACCCAGCCTGCCCTCACATCCCCCCTCTCTAACACCACAGCTCCATCAGGACGAAGCAGCACCGAGCCCCAGGCGGTGCAGttacccagcctcccctcacatccccctgccctcctctctaacaCCACAGCTCCATCAGGACGAAGCAGCACCGAGCCCCAGGCGGTGCAGttacccagcctcccctcacatccccctgccctcctctctaacaCCACAGCTCCATCAGGACGAAGCAGCACCGAGCCCCAGGCGGTGCAGttacccagcctcccctcacatccccctgccctcctctctaacaCCACAGCTCCATCAGGACGAAACAGCACCGAGCCCCAGGCGGTGCAGTTACCCAAcctcccctcacatccccctgccctcctctctaacaCCACAGCTCCATCAGGACGAAACAGCACCGAGCCCCAGGTGGTGCAGttacccagcctcccctcacatccccctgccctcctctctaacaCCACAGCTCCATCAGGACGAAGCAGCACCGAGCCCCAGGCGGTGCAGttacccagcctcccctcacatccccctgccctcctctctaacaCCACAGCTCCATCAGGACGAAGCAGCACCGAGCCCCAGGCGGTGCAGttacccagcctcccctcacatccccctgccctcctctctaacaCCACAGCTCCATCAGGACGAAGCAGCACCGAGCCCCAGGCGGTGCAGttacccagcctcccctcacatccccctgccctcctctctaacaCCACAGCTCCATCAGGACGAAGCAGCACCGAGCCCCAGGCGGTGCAGttacccagcctcccctcacatccccctgccctcctctctaacaCCACAGCTCCATCAGGACGAAGCAGCACCGAGCCAAAGGGGGTGCAGttacccagcctcccctcacatccccctgccctcctctctaacaCCACAGCTCCATCAGGACGAAGCAGCACCGAGCCCCAGGCGGTGCAGttacccagcctcccctcacattccccctgccctcctctctaacaCCACAGCTCCATCAGGACGAAGCAGCACCGAGCCCCAGGCGGTGCAGttacccagcctcccctcacatccccctgccctcctctctaacaCCACAGCTCCATCAGGACGAAGCAGCACCGAGCCCCAGGCGGTGCAGttacccagcctcccctcacatcccccctgccctcctctctaacaCCAGCTGGTACGTATCAACTGGAAACATTACAGGGAGCTTTTAGACAGCAGTATACTGAAACATTACAGGGAGCTTTTAGACAGCAGTATACTGAAACATTACAGGGAGCTTTTAGACAGTAGTATACTGAAACATTACAGGGAGCTTTTAGACAGCAGTATACTGAACCATTACAGGGAGCTTTGATTGACCTAAACATTCtacctcagtttagacagtagtaTACTGGAACTATCTACTACTTCAGTTTAGACAGCAGTACTACCTCAGTTGAGACAGTAGTATACTGGaactatctactacctcagttgagacagtagtatactggacctatctactacctcagtttagacagtagtactacctcagttgaaacagtagtatactggacctatctactacctcagtttagacagtagtactacctcagttgaaacagtagtatactggacctatctactacctcagtttagacagtagtactacctcagttgaaacagtagtatactggacctatctactacctcagttgaaacagtagtacACTGGaactatctactacctcagttgaaacagtagtatactggacctatctactacctcagttgaaacagtagtatactggacctatctactacctcagttgaaacagtagtatactggacttatctactacctcagtttagacagtagtacACTGGaactatctactacctcagtttagacagtagtacACTGGaactatctactacctcagttgaaacagtagtatactggacctatctactacctcagttgaaacagtagtatactggacctatctactacctcagtttagacagtagtacACTGGaactatctactacctcagtttagacagtagtactacctcagttgaaacagtagtacactggacctatctactacctcagtttagacagtagtacactggacctatctactacctcagtttagacagtagtatactggaactatctactacctcagtttagacagtagtatactggacctatctactacctcagtttagacagtagtacactggacctatctactgcctcagttgaaacagtagtatactggacctatctactacctcagttgaaacagtagaatactggacctatctactacctcagtttagacagtagtactacctcagttgaaacagtagaatactggacctatctactacctcagtttagacagtagtacactggacctatctactacctcagttgaaacagtagtatactggaactatctactacctcagttgaaacagtagtatactggacctatctactacctcagtttagacagtagtactacctcagttgaaacagtagtatactggacctatctactacctcagttgaaacagtagtatactggacctatctactacctcagtttagacagtagtactacctcagttgaaacagtagtatactggacctatctactacctcagttgaaacagtagtatactggacctatctactacctcagtttagacagtagtactacctcagttgaaacagtagaatactggacctatctactacctcagttgaaacagtagtat
It encodes:
- the LOC121842779 gene encoding leucine-rich repeat extensin-like protein 5; its protein translation is MICPVLPCHVPVSHPVLSYPVPPGPTLSCPTLSHSPSHPVGPRPTGSPLSCPTLSRPTLSRTVFSVSLSAGRPPSKPYHCNDQLLLSHTAATSTRYGPPHTSPAHTRPAYTRSASLPVRQFVVYGPVPRLTVHHSSIRTKQHRAPGGAVTQPALTSPLSNTTAPSGRSSTEPQAVQLPSLPSHPPALLSNTTAPSGRSSTEPQAVQLPSLPSHPPALLSNTTAPSGRSSTEPQAVQLPSLPSHPPALLSNTTAPSGRNSTEPQAVQLPNLPSHPPALLSNTTAPSGRNSTEPQVVQLPSLPSHPPALLSNTTAPSGRSSTEPQAVQLPSLPSHPPALLSNTTAPSGRSSTEPQAVQLPSLPSHPPALLSNTTAPSGRSSTEPQAVQLPSLPSHPPALLSNTTAPSGRSSTEPQAVQLPSLPSHPPALLSNTTAPSGRSSTEPKGVQLPSLPSHPPALLSNTTAPSGRSSTEPQALHQDEAAPSPRRCSYPASPHIPLPSSLTPQLHQDEAAPSPRRCSYPASPHIPPALLSNTS